The following are encoded in a window of Solidesulfovibrio magneticus RS-1 genomic DNA:
- a CDS encoding ATP-binding protein — protein sequence MARFAANHARNAPQQGTRRAGDRMLPGFSLRIANRLLELDRVADAVEAFGEAHGLSAKLRYQLRLVLDELLTNTISYGYADDGEHGIHVGMAEEGGRLRFLLEDDARPFDPLTARIPDVNAPVDERPIGGLGIHLVRTIMDRVAYERVGGLNRLVLEKDI from the coding sequence ATGGCCCGTTTTGCGGCCAATCACGCGCGCAACGCCCCGCAGCAAGGGACGCGGCGCGCCGGGGACAGGATGCTGCCGGGTTTTTCCTTGCGCATAGCCAACCGCCTGCTGGAACTAGACCGCGTGGCCGACGCCGTGGAAGCCTTCGGCGAGGCCCATGGCCTCTCCGCCAAGCTGCGCTACCAGCTCCGTCTGGTTCTGGACGAACTGCTCACCAACACCATCTCTTATGGCTATGCCGATGACGGGGAACACGGCATCCATGTGGGCATGGCCGAGGAGGGCGGGCGGCTGCGTTTTCTCCTGGAAGACGATGCCCGGCCCTTCGATCCGCTGACGGCCCGGATTCCCGACGTGAATGCGCCGGTGGACGAACGGCCCATCGGCGGGCTTGGCATCCATCTCGTGCGCACCATCATGGACCGGGTGGCCTACGAGCGCGTGGGCGGTCTTAACCGCCTGGTGCTGGAAAAAGACATTTGA
- a CDS encoding response regulator, with product MTVPTTSASAIASALIVAASDAVARVDRAFFKQARIFAVRHVVSGAEALAAVRRERPSLIFCDATLADMDGRDLVTALRADPELADIPVILAATGGTKAEVLSAVKLGVAGFLLRPYSEDTFRRHLAMAAHMARFAAAERAALARAAAKEADGDVEGAVRGYEALAEAPDDAPRHFEEGMAALAVRDVERAILAFHRALAANKLYVEAHLGLARAWLAKGSQRRYRHYMKQAANACARVQRFAELRDQFVTLLAADEAGFNPFLALGNELVRDRHYAAAVSLFRLALELAPKNADAYVGLSKAYHFLRRPDLAERAVRKGLSLNERHLEARVIHRRLTGQADTSEIPLADDQGKDASVQLPLLLRGVLYLAGLATETLVRPRRSAKAA from the coding sequence ATGACCGTGCCGACCACTTCCGCCAGCGCCATCGCTTCCGCCCTCATCGTTGCCGCCAGCGACGCCGTGGCCCGGGTGGACCGCGCCTTTTTCAAGCAGGCCCGCATCTTCGCCGTGCGCCATGTCGTCTCCGGAGCCGAGGCCCTGGCTGCCGTACGCCGCGAACGGCCGAGCCTGATCTTTTGCGACGCGACCCTGGCCGACATGGACGGACGCGATCTCGTCACCGCCCTTCGGGCCGATCCTGAGCTGGCCGACATCCCGGTGATCCTGGCCGCGACCGGCGGCACCAAGGCCGAGGTGCTCTCGGCGGTCAAGCTCGGCGTGGCCGGATTCCTGCTGCGCCCCTATTCCGAAGACACCTTCCGCCGCCATCTGGCCATGGCCGCCCACATGGCGCGCTTCGCCGCCGCCGAACGAGCCGCCCTGGCCCGGGCCGCCGCCAAGGAAGCGGACGGCGACGTCGAGGGAGCGGTCCGGGGCTACGAGGCACTGGCCGAGGCCCCGGACGACGCGCCGAGGCATTTCGAGGAAGGCATGGCCGCCCTGGCCGTGCGCGACGTGGAACGGGCCATCCTGGCCTTCCACCGGGCCCTGGCCGCCAACAAGCTCTACGTCGAAGCCCACCTGGGTCTGGCCCGGGCCTGGCTGGCCAAGGGCAGCCAGCGCCGCTATCGCCATTACATGAAGCAGGCGGCCAACGCCTGCGCCCGGGTCCAGCGCTTCGCCGAACTGCGCGATCAGTTCGTCACCCTGCTTGCCGCCGACGAAGCCGGGTTCAACCCCTTCCTGGCCCTGGGCAACGAACTCGTGCGCGACCGCCACTATGCCGCCGCCGTGTCGCTTTTCCGCCTGGCCCTGGAGCTGGCTCCCAAGAACGCCGACGCCTACGTGGGACTGTCCAAGGCCTACCACTTCCTGCGCCGGCCGGACCTGGCCGAACGGGCCGTGCGCAAGGGCTTGTCCCTTAACGAACGCCACCTGGAAGCCCGGGTCATCCACCGCCGCCTCACCGGCCAGGCCGACACCTCCGAGATTCCCCTGGCCGACGATCAAGGCAAGGACGCTTCCGTGCAATTGCCGCTGCTGTTGCGGGGTGTGCTCTACCTGGCCGGACTGGCCACCGAAACGTTGGTACGGCCCCGGCGCTCGGCCAAGGCGGCCTGA
- a CDS encoding dynamin family protein, whose translation MTTTLLEARYLALRGELTGHLGRLCELLAACGRPEGAATARALLEHAAEPFLFVVVGEVKAGKSSLINALLGAEVTDVAPDPCTDRIRVIGREETVAKAPSGDLVVRVAVDNPLLDGLAIVDTPGVDSIIDRHQEITEAFIPRADLALFTFSVLNPYSRSAWEFFDLVAGAWGRRVAFALTMADLASREQIAVNTGRLRELARERGVEDPVVFLISSEKSRADPEAGGIEALRRHIRELTAGGGHFAGKLDATRRSALRLLQELGESLDERGRELAADQAEAERIRSRLDTARLAAGREAEVLRTRVEAAYARLSEAFLAAFAAELTLGGMLGRSVTSLWRRGKDAASPAKRLAELGETFGRDLEREVESIAAVGAAHIFESVSGYARILLDELRLRRLASSPALGDPLSGERDRVLAEVAGRVETLLAEGGPMAGLDAKSVAAMDPRAAMGGALVVLGTIFAVSVKSAVIDVTGGVVAALGALIAGSALYWQRPKVLREMRRRLAHGGETLRQELDERLSARLDRVFRELADRFEPFFSDIAARGETLADCRTRRDELDEALRRFSTQ comes from the coding sequence GTGACCACGACCTTGCTTGAAGCGCGCTATCTGGCCCTGCGCGGCGAACTGACCGGGCACCTGGGGCGGCTTTGCGAACTCCTGGCCGCCTGCGGCCGGCCCGAGGGCGCGGCCACGGCCCGCGCGCTCCTTGAGCACGCCGCCGAACCGTTTCTTTTCGTGGTGGTGGGCGAGGTCAAGGCCGGCAAGAGCAGCCTCATAAACGCCTTGCTCGGTGCCGAGGTCACGGATGTGGCTCCGGACCCCTGCACCGACCGCATCCGCGTCATCGGCCGGGAAGAGACCGTGGCTAAGGCCCCGTCCGGCGATCTGGTGGTGCGCGTGGCCGTGGACAATCCGCTGCTCGACGGCTTGGCCATCGTGGACACACCGGGCGTGGACAGCATCATCGACCGCCACCAGGAGATCACCGAGGCATTTATTCCCCGGGCCGATCTGGCGCTTTTCACCTTTTCCGTGCTCAATCCGTATTCCCGCTCAGCCTGGGAGTTTTTCGACCTCGTGGCCGGGGCCTGGGGCCGGCGCGTGGCCTTTGCCCTGACCATGGCCGATCTGGCCAGCCGTGAGCAGATCGCGGTCAATACCGGCCGGCTGCGCGAGCTGGCCCGGGAGCGGGGCGTCGAAGATCCGGTCGTTTTCCTCATTTCCTCGGAGAAAAGCCGCGCCGATCCCGAGGCCGGCGGCATTGAGGCCCTGCGCCGCCACATTCGTGAGCTGACCGCCGGGGGCGGGCATTTTGCCGGCAAGCTCGACGCCACCAGGCGTTCGGCCCTGCGCCTGCTGCAGGAACTTGGCGAGAGCCTGGACGAACGCGGCCGGGAACTGGCCGCCGACCAGGCCGAGGCCGAGCGCATCCGCTCGCGCCTGGACACGGCCCGGCTGGCCGCCGGCCGCGAGGCCGAGGTGCTGCGCACCCGGGTGGAGGCGGCCTACGCCCGATTGTCCGAGGCGTTTCTGGCCGCTTTTGCCGCTGAACTGACCTTGGGCGGGATGCTTGGCCGATCCGTCACGTCGCTGTGGCGGCGGGGCAAGGACGCAGCTAGTCCGGCCAAGCGGCTGGCCGAACTGGGCGAAACCTTCGGGCGCGACCTGGAGCGCGAGGTGGAATCCATCGCCGCCGTGGGCGCGGCCCACATCTTCGAGAGCGTGTCGGGCTATGCCCGCATCCTTCTGGACGAGCTGCGCCTGCGTCGCTTGGCCTCGTCGCCGGCCCTTGGTGATCCGCTGTCCGGCGAGCGCGACCGGGTGCTGGCCGAGGTGGCCGGCCGGGTGGAGACCCTTTTAGCCGAAGGCGGCCCCATGGCCGGGCTTGACGCCAAGTCCGTCGCGGCCATGGACCCCAGGGCGGCCATGGGCGGGGCGCTGGTGGTCCTGGGCACGATTTTCGCCGTGTCGGTCAAAAGCGCGGTCATCGACGTCACCGGCGGCGTGGTGGCCGCCCTGGGGGCGCTTATTGCCGGCAGCGCCCTCTACTGGCAGCGGCCCAAGGTCTTGCGCGAAATGCGCCGACGGCTGGCCCACGGCGGCGAGACCCTGCGACAGGAACTCGACGAGCGTCTCTCGGCCCGCCTCGACCGGGTCTTTCGGGAGCTGGCCGACCGGTTCGAGCCCTTTTTCAGTGACATCGCGGCCCGTGGCGAGACCCTGGCCGACTGTCGAACCCGGCGCGACGAACTGGACGAGGCCCTGCGCCGGTTTTCCACGCAGTGA
- a CDS encoding chemotaxis protein CheW — translation MAQDAQYGSQRFLTLTLGNELFAIDIFSVREILDYTDITRIPQTPEYMRGVVNVRGSAVPVVDLRMKFGLGQVERTLNTRIVIVEIKKDDALSVMGALADSVKEVLELETDRIDPPPRMGAAVRADFIRGIGKHGDRFLLVLDVDKVFSSDEIHDLSRVLGDDVPPPVQQATPASDEDFFR, via the coding sequence ATGGCCCAGGACGCCCAGTACGGCAGCCAGCGTTTTTTGACGCTGACCCTTGGCAATGAGCTTTTCGCCATCGACATCTTTTCCGTCAGGGAAATCCTTGACTACACGGACATCACCCGCATTCCCCAGACGCCGGAATACATGCGTGGCGTGGTCAACGTGCGCGGCAGCGCCGTGCCCGTGGTCGATCTGCGTATGAAATTCGGCCTGGGACAGGTGGAGCGCACGCTCAACACCCGCATCGTCATCGTGGAAATCAAAAAAGACGACGCCCTGTCCGTCATGGGCGCCCTGGCCGACTCGGTCAAGGAAGTGCTTGAACTGGAAACCGACCGCATTGATCCGCCGCCCCGCATGGGCGCGGCCGTGCGGGCCGACTTCATTCGGGGCATCGGCAAACACGGTGACCGGTTTCTCCTCGTTCTTGATGTGGACAAGGTGTTTTCCAGCGACGAGATACACGACCTTTCCCGGGTCTTGGGCGACGACGTCCCGCCGCCGGTCCAACAGGCGACGCCCGCCTCCGACGAGGACTTTTTCCGCTAG
- a CDS encoding thermonuclease family protein, with the protein MRPSPAACLLFALCWLLSGPVVAAGADFGQVQAVVVRVCDGDTVVMDIPEYPPVIGKAIRVRLAGVNAPERRDPDPAVRQTAEEARQAMTALLPPGTAVTLTRIRRDKYFRLNAVVLVAGRDAAALAGLTPDLSEAGVTAR; encoded by the coding sequence ATGCGCCCATCCCCTGCCGCCTGTCTGCTGTTTGCCCTCTGCTGGCTGTTATCCGGGCCTGTTGTCGCCGCCGGCGCGGATTTCGGCCAGGTGCAAGCGGTGGTGGTGCGGGTGTGCGACGGCGACACGGTGGTGATGGACATCCCGGAGTATCCTCCAGTTATCGGCAAGGCGATACGCGTACGTCTGGCCGGGGTGAACGCGCCCGAACGGCGCGACCCGGACCCGGCCGTGCGCCAGACGGCCGAGGAGGCCCGCCAAGCCATGACCGCCCTACTCCCGCCGGGCACGGCCGTGACGCTCACGCGCATCCGGCGCGACAAATACTTCCGCCTCAACGCCGTGGTGCTGGTGGCCGGCCGCGACGCCGCCGCCCTGGCCGGACTGACGCCCGACTTAAGCGAGGCCGGCGTCACGGCCCGGTGA
- a CDS encoding methyl-accepting chemotaxis protein has translation MFKNRGLAFKLGTGFGLLICLTLIVAGIGYKGLVDLMSRVDKMDAVNSISDNVLNARMDMLYFMQSKDNARLDAFRKHLGLAKDQAQTLRRSLSDPRNVELMDNLVTAATAYESGLSRYLEGEKTRDDTLKTVVEAANALQKVTEELLGRQEDQQKKIADSSAENAARTAALRLRIENIEQQFLRARIEVLYYLWRGDKTRMDTARTLLDKLIAAARDASQLMSDAGDRTLLAEITAKADVYKTRMDGFLQAADSQAVVVKDMAAAADKAGQLADQAVDAQKTAMTAEARTANLLSLGASAAAVLLGVIFAVFITRAILRGVRGAITVADAVAHGDLNVAVTIDSHDEIGALLVSMQRMIEAERMAAGVAASLAEGDLSVAVTPRSDKDVLLRGMQEMIERLRDVVSEVQSGAENVASGSEEMSASAESLSQGATEQASAVEESSSAMEEMTSSISQNADNARQTEAIAVKAAGDARESGQAVAQAVAAMKDIAGKISIIEEIARQTDLLALNAAVEAARAGEHGRGFAVVAAEVRKLAERSQTAASEITRLSRSSTSVAERAGELLGKLVPDIQRTADLVQEINAASQEQSTGSSQVNKALQQLDQVIQQNASASEELASTSEELSAQAEQLQASISYFRLDGSLRPTSPPPGAKAVPRAAARPPRRLPTAPVSGKNKATALSIDMEGDDEQFERF, from the coding sequence ATGTTTAAGAACCGTGGCTTGGCTTTCAAACTTGGCACCGGGTTTGGCCTGCTCATCTGTCTCACGCTCATCGTGGCCGGCATTGGGTACAAGGGCCTGGTCGATCTGATGTCCCGCGTCGATAAAATGGATGCCGTCAACTCCATCAGCGACAATGTGCTCAACGCCCGCATGGACATGCTCTACTTCATGCAGTCCAAGGACAACGCCAGGCTCGATGCGTTTCGCAAGCACCTCGGACTGGCCAAGGACCAGGCGCAAACGCTCAGGCGATCCTTGAGCGATCCCCGCAACGTGGAACTGATGGACAATCTCGTCACGGCGGCAACGGCCTATGAAAGCGGCCTTTCCCGCTACCTAGAAGGCGAGAAAACCAGGGACGATACGCTAAAGACCGTAGTCGAAGCCGCCAATGCCCTGCAAAAAGTCACCGAGGAACTGCTCGGCCGCCAAGAGGACCAGCAAAAGAAAATCGCCGACTCCAGCGCTGAAAACGCCGCCCGGACGGCTGCCTTGCGTCTTCGCATCGAGAACATCGAACAACAGTTTCTTCGCGCCCGCATTGAGGTGCTTTACTACCTCTGGCGCGGCGACAAAACCCGGATGGACACCGCCCGCACCCTGCTCGACAAACTCATCGCCGCAGCGCGGGATGCCTCGCAGCTTATGAGCGACGCCGGAGACCGAACCCTCTTGGCCGAAATCACCGCCAAGGCCGACGTCTATAAAACACGCATGGACGGTTTTCTCCAGGCCGCCGACTCCCAGGCCGTCGTGGTCAAGGACATGGCCGCCGCCGCCGACAAGGCCGGTCAGCTCGCCGATCAAGCCGTCGACGCCCAAAAAACCGCCATGACCGCGGAAGCCCGAACGGCCAACCTGCTCAGTCTCGGCGCTTCGGCCGCCGCTGTGCTGCTGGGCGTCATCTTCGCCGTCTTCATCACCCGGGCCATCCTGCGCGGCGTGCGGGGAGCCATCACCGTGGCCGACGCCGTGGCCCATGGGGACCTCAACGTGGCCGTGACCATCGACAGCCATGACGAAATCGGCGCGCTGCTCGTCTCCATGCAGCGCATGATCGAGGCCGAACGCATGGCCGCCGGGGTAGCCGCCAGCCTCGCTGAAGGCGACCTGAGCGTGGCGGTCACGCCGCGCTCGGACAAGGATGTGCTGCTGCGCGGCATGCAGGAAATGATTGAACGGCTGCGGGACGTGGTGAGCGAAGTGCAGTCTGGAGCCGAGAACGTGGCTTCGGGCAGCGAGGAGATGAGCGCCTCGGCCGAATCCCTGTCCCAGGGGGCCACCGAACAGGCGTCGGCCGTGGAGGAGTCCTCGTCGGCCATGGAGGAGATGACCTCCAGCATCAGCCAGAACGCCGACAACGCCCGGCAAACCGAGGCCATCGCCGTCAAGGCCGCCGGGGACGCCCGCGAATCCGGCCAGGCTGTGGCCCAGGCCGTGGCCGCCATGAAGGACATTGCCGGCAAGATCTCCATCATTGAGGAAATCGCCCGGCAAACCGACCTGCTGGCGTTAAACGCCGCCGTGGAGGCGGCCCGGGCCGGCGAACACGGCCGCGGCTTCGCCGTGGTCGCTGCCGAGGTCCGCAAGCTTGCCGAGCGCAGCCAGACCGCCGCTTCGGAAATCACTCGGCTTTCCCGCTCTTCCACGTCCGTGGCCGAACGCGCCGGCGAACTGCTCGGCAAGCTCGTTCCCGACATCCAGCGCACCGCCGATCTCGTTCAGGAAATCAACGCCGCCAGCCAGGAACAGTCCACCGGTTCCTCCCAGGTCAACAAGGCCCTGCAGCAACTTGACCAAGTGATCCAGCAAAACGCCTCGGCCTCCGAGGAACTGGCCTCCACTTCCGAGGAACTCTCGGCCCAGGCCGAGCAGCTTCAGGCCAGCATCAGCTACTTCCGGCTTGACGGCTCGCTACGTCCGACTTCCCCTCCCCCCGGAGCCAAAGCCGTTCCCAGGGCAGCGGCCAGACCGCCTCGGCGGCTGCCGACCGCACCCGTGTCGGGAAAAAACAAGGCCACGGCCTTGAGCATCGACATGGAAGGCGATGATGAGCAGTTCGAACGCTTCTAG
- the rfaE2 gene encoding D-glycero-beta-D-manno-heptose 1-phosphate adenylyltransferase has protein sequence MTFEHDKILDRYALAAAIAKARPGRTVVFTNGCFDLLHAGHADLLARARALGDLLVVGLNDDASVARLKGASRPVTPEAQRAYVLASLACVDYVSLFAEDTPLELILAVAPDVLVKGGDWPVASIVGGEAVAARGGRVVSLPLVPGLSTTAVIERILSRGRA, from the coding sequence ATGACATTTGAGCACGACAAGATCCTTGACCGCTACGCCCTGGCTGCCGCCATCGCCAAGGCGCGGCCGGGGCGCACCGTGGTTTTCACCAACGGCTGCTTCGACCTGCTCCACGCCGGCCACGCCGATCTCCTGGCCCGAGCCCGGGCCCTGGGCGACCTGCTCGTGGTGGGGCTTAACGACGACGCCTCGGTGGCCCGGCTCAAGGGGGCAAGCCGGCCGGTGACGCCCGAGGCCCAGCGGGCCTATGTCCTGGCATCGCTGGCTTGCGTGGACTACGTGTCGCTTTTTGCGGAAGACACGCCGCTTGAACTCATCCTGGCCGTTGCGCCTGATGTCCTGGTCAAGGGCGGCGACTGGCCGGTGGCGTCCATCGTCGGCGGCGAGGCGGTGGCGGCCCGGGGCGGCCGGGTCGTCAGCCTGCCCCTGGTTCCGGGGCTATCCACCACCGCCGTCATCGAGCGCATCCTGTCCCGAGGCCGGGCCTAG
- a CDS encoding YkgJ family cysteine cluster protein: MKDLNDALAENEADATEAFLKSLPELTADETFRFACHPEVPCFNACCSDLTLMLTPYDALRLRRALGVSPVDFMNHFARRFEAPDTGFPMLHLKMREERAKRCPFVSPEGCKVYGDRPGACRTYPLGRATKLDDDGGVIEQFFIVQEPHCRGFEESRDWSSAQWLTDQDLAVYNRFNDRYMFLMALTRGKGVGLSPKQIQMVWLAQYLPDEFRDLIGKMGIFNLVEIDAERQARIMADEEAALEFGLDWLELVFFGRQERLRRKRHDI; encoded by the coding sequence ATGAAAGACTTAAACGACGCCCTGGCCGAAAACGAGGCCGACGCCACCGAGGCGTTTCTCAAATCCCTGCCCGAGCTCACGGCCGACGAAACCTTCCGCTTCGCCTGCCATCCCGAAGTGCCCTGCTTCAACGCCTGCTGCTCGGACCTGACGCTCATGCTCACGCCCTACGACGCCTTGCGGCTGCGCCGGGCCCTTGGCGTCAGCCCGGTCGACTTCATGAACCACTTCGCCCGCCGCTTCGAAGCCCCGGACACCGGCTTTCCCATGCTGCACCTCAAGATGCGCGAGGAGCGGGCCAAACGCTGCCCCTTTGTCTCGCCCGAGGGCTGCAAGGTCTACGGCGACCGTCCCGGAGCCTGCCGCACCTATCCCCTGGGCCGGGCCACCAAGCTCGACGACGACGGCGGCGTCATCGAACAGTTCTTCATCGTCCAGGAGCCGCACTGCCGGGGCTTCGAGGAATCGCGCGACTGGAGCTCGGCCCAGTGGCTGACCGACCAGGATCTGGCCGTCTACAACCGCTTCAACGACCGCTACATGTTCCTCATGGCGCTCACGCGCGGCAAGGGCGTGGGCTTGTCCCCCAAGCAGATCCAGATGGTCTGGCTGGCCCAGTACCTGCCCGACGAGTTCCGGGACCTTATCGGGAAGATGGGCATCTTCAATCTGGTGGAAATCGATGCCGAGCGGCAGGCCCGGATCATGGCCGATGAGGAAGCCGCGTTGGAATTCGGCCTGGACTGGCTGGAGCTGGTCTTTTTCGGTCGTCAGGAACGCCTTCGCCGCAAGCGCCATGACATTTGA
- the secF gene encoding protein translocase subunit SecF, with protein sequence MVLELIRPGTNINFLKYRKLAYLVSAAIVLAGFISLAVKGGPRFGVDFSGGLSIQVRFAKTMDAERIDKAVEEVGLKNVTVQRFGNEEANEFLIRASDHDVNQEAVRTSIEAALAKNLPDSGYSLQRLEMVGPKVGADLRGKALEAIFYSVLLIAIYISGRFEHRWMAAGLMAAGLAGGIYVLKLVGASTVWLIVAAMAITLFLCFVMRLKYALGAVVADLHDVFITVGIFSLLNIEFDLTIVAALLTILGYSLNDTIIVYDRIREKLRTTDKSVPFEQVINQSINETLSRTILTAGTTLITVTCLFFLGGPVIHDFALAMIIGILAGTFSSVFVASPILLDLGSGLSKPEEPSAPKAGPRVNAARA encoded by the coding sequence ATGGTTCTGGAGCTGATACGGCCCGGCACGAACATCAATTTTCTCAAGTACCGCAAACTGGCCTACCTCGTGTCGGCGGCCATCGTCCTGGCCGGCTTCATTTCGCTGGCCGTCAAGGGCGGCCCGCGTTTCGGCGTCGACTTCTCGGGCGGTCTGTCCATCCAGGTGCGTTTCGCCAAGACCATGGACGCCGAGCGCATCGACAAGGCCGTGGAAGAGGTGGGGCTCAAGAACGTGACGGTCCAGCGCTTCGGCAACGAAGAAGCCAACGAGTTCCTCATCCGGGCCTCGGACCATGACGTCAACCAGGAGGCCGTGCGCACGAGCATCGAGGCGGCCCTGGCCAAGAACCTGCCCGACTCCGGCTATTCGTTGCAGCGCCTGGAAATGGTCGGCCCCAAGGTCGGCGCGGACCTGCGCGGCAAGGCCCTGGAAGCCATTTTCTATTCGGTGCTTCTCATCGCCATCTATATTTCGGGACGTTTCGAGCATCGCTGGATGGCGGCCGGCCTCATGGCCGCGGGCCTTGCCGGCGGCATCTACGTGCTCAAGCTTGTGGGCGCATCCACGGTCTGGCTCATCGTGGCGGCCATGGCCATTACCTTGTTCCTGTGCTTTGTCATGCGGCTCAAGTACGCGCTGGGGGCTGTGGTGGCCGACCTGCATGATGTCTTCATCACCGTCGGCATCTTTTCGCTGCTCAACATCGAGTTCGACCTGACCATCGTGGCGGCGCTTTTAACCATCCTCGGCTACTCCCTTAACGACACCATCATCGTCTACGACCGCATCCGGGAAAAGCTGCGCACAACCGACAAGTCCGTGCCCTTCGAGCAGGTCATCAACCAGAGCATCAACGAGACTCTCTCGCGCACCATTCTCACGGCCGGCACCACGCTCATCACCGTCACCTGCCTGTTTTTCCTGGGCGGTCCGGTCATCCACGACTTTGCCCTGGCCATGATCATCGGCATCCTGGCCGGCACCTTCTCCTCGGTCTTTGTGGCCAGCCCCATCCTGCTGGACCTGGGTTCGGGCCTGAGCAAGCCCGAGGAACCCTCGGCCCCTAAGGCCGGCCCCCGGGTCAACGCCGCCCGGGCCTAG
- the gap gene encoding type I glyceraldehyde-3-phosphate dehydrogenase gives MAVTIGINGFGRIGRYLTRLLADDPDITLAAINARADNAQLAHLLKYDSVHGRFAGTVVPCDEGLLINDKLVKISRHGGGEWRWGELGCQYVVETTGKFVDRDSCEKHMACGAKKVIISAPGKNEDVTIVMGVNDDELRPEHKIISNASCTTNCLAPVAKALNDAFGIKHGLMTTIHSYTMSQRILDGSHKDWRRGRACGLSMIPTTTGAARAVTKVIPALAGRLDGMSIRVPTPNVSVVDFTCELAKPTDTAGMLAVLAAAAGDGMGYTEEPLVSIDFVGDTHGGVVDAKASQVIDGTMAKVLSWYDNEAGFTHQLVRLIKKVSAL, from the coding sequence ATGGCGGTTACCATCGGCATCAACGGATTCGGCCGCATCGGCAGATACCTGACCCGGCTTCTGGCCGACGATCCGGACATCACCCTGGCGGCGATAAACGCCCGGGCCGACAACGCCCAGCTGGCCCATCTGCTCAAATACGACTCCGTACACGGCCGGTTCGCCGGCACGGTTGTCCCTTGCGACGAAGGCCTTTTGATCAACGACAAGCTGGTCAAGATCAGCCGTCACGGTGGCGGCGAATGGCGCTGGGGCGAGCTTGGCTGCCAATACGTCGTCGAGACCACGGGCAAATTCGTGGACCGCGACTCCTGCGAGAAGCACATGGCCTGCGGCGCGAAGAAGGTCATCATCAGCGCCCCGGGCAAAAACGAGGACGTCACCATCGTCATGGGCGTCAACGACGATGAGCTGCGGCCCGAGCATAAGATCATCTCCAACGCTTCCTGCACCACCAACTGCCTCGCCCCGGTGGCCAAAGCCCTCAATGACGCCTTTGGCATCAAGCACGGGCTCATGACCACCATCCACTCCTACACCATGAGCCAGCGGATTCTCGACGGCTCCCACAAGGACTGGCGGCGCGGCCGGGCCTGCGGCCTGTCCATGATCCCCACCACCACCGGAGCCGCCCGGGCCGTGACCAAGGTCATCCCGGCCTTGGCCGGACGCCTGGACGGCATGTCCATCCGTGTGCCCACCCCCAACGTGTCGGTGGTGGATTTCACCTGCGAGCTGGCCAAGCCCACGGACACCGCCGGCATGTTGGCCGTACTGGCCGCCGCCGCCGGCGACGGCATGGGCTACACCGAGGAGCCGCTGGTTTCCATCGACTTCGTGGGCGACACCCACGGCGGCGTGGTGGACGCCAAGGCCTCCCAGGTCATCGACGGCACCATGGCCAAGGTCCTGTCCTGGTACGACAACGAGGCCGGGTTTACCCACCAGCTCGTGCGCCTCATCAAGAAAGTCTCCGCCCTGTAG
- a CDS encoding STAS domain-containing protein → MQLVEKESGEVTVLELGGRLDSNTSKVLEDKVMEILGQGKKKVLMDFADVDYINSTGLRVLLLALQQLKKVQGKLVLSSIKDYMKEVFEISGYTEIFPIFPTQEEALANFS, encoded by the coding sequence ATGCAACTCGTGGAGAAGGAGAGCGGCGAGGTCACGGTGTTGGAGCTGGGCGGCCGGCTCGACAGCAACACCTCCAAGGTGCTCGAGGACAAGGTGATGGAGATTCTGGGCCAGGGCAAAAAGAAGGTGCTCATGGATTTCGCCGACGTGGACTACATCAATTCCACCGGCCTTCGCGTGCTGCTTCTGGCCTTGCAGCAGCTCAAAAAGGTTCAGGGCAAGCTGGTCTTGTCCTCTATCAAGGACTACATGAAGGAAGTCTTCGAGATTTCCGGCTACACCGAGATCTTTCCGATCTTTCCGACCCAGGAAGAGGCCCTGGCCAATTTTTCCTGA